Proteins co-encoded in one Setaria viridis chromosome 9, Setaria_viridis_v4.0, whole genome shotgun sequence genomic window:
- the LOC117835720 gene encoding uncharacterized protein, with product MLARFMAIPNHTYLVMKMPAPKGVFPIFGDIETFYNCDIEVVQLVETLKYSINAIMMLTESKNIDQNQLKIPEIEPTPLALQPDQEVKKISLDLEDPSKTALIGARLFPK from the coding sequence ATGCTGGCAAGGTTCATGGCAATACCCAACCACACCTACCTTGTCATGAAGATGCCAGCTCCCAAAGGCGTCTTCCCCATCTTTGGCGACATCGAGACATTCTACAACTGTGACATAGAAGTCGTACAGCTCGTCGAGACCCTGAAGTACTCAATCAACGCCATCATGATGCTCACCGAGTCCAAGAACATCGACCAGAACCAACTGAAGATCCCAGAGATAGAGCCGACGCCCCTAGCGCTACAACCCGACCAGGAAGTCAAGAAGATCAGCCTCGACCTGGAAGACCCCTCCAAGACGGCCCTTATTGGGGCCCGCCTCttccccaaatag
- the LOC117837504 gene encoding uncharacterized protein isoform X2 yields the protein MAAGGRGAPAPAPAPEAVPAGGVAAAGAAADEVVRRVRPTEASERRRAEVVDYARRLVGSALGCEVLAFGSVPLKTYLPDGDIDLTVLGNTSYDSTLVNDVSCILESEEQNSDAEFVVKDLERINAEVRLIKCTIENIIVDISFNQTGGICALCFLELVDRKVGKNHLFKRSIILIKAWCYYESRLLGAHHGLISTYALEVLILYIFNLFHKSLNSPLEVLYRFLEYFSKFDWDNYCISLNGPVALSSLPNLIVEATFAHTDDLLFDKEFIKSSVDKAIVPPRNSDACYTRFRPKHLNIIDPLKEYNNLGRSVNRASFNRIRTAFLYGARKLGHILMLPPEVIPDEIYVFFKNTLGRNGRGVRPDTDSNGALRASFGTGEALLEDISSMKISCNEEHENITSYHLSKSLCDENLYVGMNGPTHLSSSFPRVHNTALSTDLSTRSSNFVHHAPKQYSSFYQGNGRAGSGKCYLNQEVEQECIQSQVPLNNPSPLNSFAGVNASELVTEQKIIDVPVEKQHLPPSPLSLPDLSGDLDSQFRCLRQVQYHLEYLFDGFLQSVQDASSADTFEKDPFHIPACSILLNRDSGTPRLLLPSSSKSNGRNVSPVSFSQSTEYALQHSQNQNPLDRICQENISLPSQTNVPSNGLSPSSSYAASEVSSVSRCYSFEDSAEMHGSGTDMHFPRKSCDTHKEQLASSRENGKILSNQTVSFESNQSPAPGAKFVSHKEQVALDSRTNEIAVDQALKIQGYLQSDREIVEKLNCHTQKKIFSHDNEARQVPKYRQDVCSNKNFLQKRCDTGMECTRAPGTMNQMPKHQSFNNRNTTECARSSLSKNLPIKQSFGTWKEHEIFDLPTKQRPICQPLKLENRRSGWDCSKKIPAEKQNYNNHKVPLSFVGGAGDISSQEKPPVSKTFQPYFPVANGRPLETIEFGSLGPFALKSNRATNTQTASKAFTFASPLVLQRSRAATTQNRPPGFCKVGDEDEFPPLSAGIRIFLGALI from the exons atggcggcgggagggaggggagctccggcaccggcgccggcgccggaggcggtGCCCGCGGgcggtgtggcggcggcgggggccgcggcGGACGAGGTGGTGCGACGCGTGCGGCCCACGGAGGCCTCCGAGCGCCGCCGAGCGGAGGTCGTCGACTACGCGCGGAGGCTCGTCGGCTCCGCGCTCGGCTGCGAG GTTCTTGCATTTGGATCGGTTCCACTGAAGACTTATCTTCCTGATGGGGATATTGATCTAACTGTCCTTGGAAATACATCTTATGATAGTACTTTGGTTAATGATGTTTCTTGCATCCTTGAGTCAGAGGAACAGAACAGTGATGCTGAATTTGTAGTGAAGGACCTGGAACGAATCAATGCTGAG GTCAGGCTCATTAAATGCACTATTGAAAATATTATAGTTGATATCTCATTCAACCAAACTGGCGGGATCTGCGCACTCTGCTTCCTTGAGCTG GTCGATCGTAAAGTTGGAAAAAACCATCTATTTAAAAGGAGCATCATATTGATCAAGGCATGGTGCTATTATGAAAGTCGCCTACTAGGAGCACATCATGGACTAATATCTACATATGCACTGGAAGTACTTATCCTTTACATATTCAATCTATTCCACAAATCTCTCAACAGCCCTCTGGAG GTTCTTTATAGGTTTCTGGAATATTTTAGCAAATTTGATTGGGACAACTATTGCATAAGTTTAAATGGGCCTGTTGCTTTGTCATCTTTGCCAAACTTAATTG TTGAAGCTACATTTGCACATACCGATGACTTATTGTTTGATAAAGAGTTCATCAAGAGCTCGGTGGATAAAGCAATTGTACCTCCAAGAAATTCTGATGCTTGCTATACGAGATTTCGTCCAAAACATCTAAACATAATCGATCCATTGAAGGAGTACAACAATCTTGGCAGAAGTGTTAACAGAG CTAGCTTTAATCGTATTCGAACAGCTTTCTTATATGGTGCTCGAAAGCTTGGTCATATCCTCATGTTACCACCAGAAGTTATTCCTGATGAAATTTACGTTTTTTTCAAAAACACGTTGGGAAGGAATGGGAGAGGAGTAAGACCAGATACTGACAGCAATGGTGCATTACGTGCTTCCTTTGGTACTGGTGAGGCTCTTTTGGAAGATATATCAAGTATGAAGATCTCTTGCAATGAGGAACATGAGAACATAACTTCTTATCATCTTTCAAAGAGCTTGTGTGATGAGAACTTATATGTTGGAATGAATGGACCTACGCATTTGAGTAGTTCTTTTCCAAGGGTCCACAACACTGCATTAAGTACTGATTTAAGTACAAGGTCATCCAATTTTGTCCATCATGCACCTAAACAATATTCATCGTTTTACCAAGGCAATGGTCGTGCTGGCAGTGGAAAGTGTTACTTGAACCAAGAAGTGGAGCAGGAATGTATACAGTCACAAGTTCCTTTGAATAACCCATCACCATTGAACTCCTTTGCTGGTGTCAATGCTTCGGAACTTGTGACTGAACAGAAAATTATTGATGTCCCTGTGGAAAAACAACATCTTCCTCCCTCACCGTTGAGCTTGCCAGATCTGTCAGGGGATTTGGATTCTCAATTTAGATGCCTGCGTCAAGTTCAGTACCACCTCGAATACTTGTTTGATGGGTTTTTGCAGTCTGTTCAAGATGCATCTTCTGCTGATACGTTTGAGAAGGACCCCTTTCACATTCCTGCCTGTAGTATCTTGTTAAACAGGGATTCAGGAACGCCAAGGCTCCTATTGCCTTCATCTTCTAAAAGCAATGGAAGGAATGTGTCTCCTGTTTCTTTTTCTCAGAGCACAGAATATGCTTTGCAGCATTCACAAAATCAGAACCCATTGGATAGGATTTGCCAGGAGAATATCTCATTGCCCTCCCAAACAAATGTTCCATCCAACGGACTCTCACCATCTTCTTCTTATGCCGCTTCAGAGGTTTCTTCTGTTTCGAGGTGTTATAGCTTTGAGGATAGCGCTGAGATGCATGGAAGTGGAACAGACATGCACTTTCCAAGGAAG AGTTGTGATACTCACAAGGAGCAATTGGCATCTTCAAGAGAGAATGGGAAAATACTGTCAAATCAAACAGTAAGCTTTGAAAGCAACCAGAGCCCAGCTCCAGGAGCAAAATTTGTGTCTCACAAGGAGCAAGTTGCACTAGACAGTAGAACCAATGAAATAGCAGTAGATCAAGCATTGAAGATACAAGGATACCTTCAGTCAGATAGGGAAATTGTTGAAAAGCTCAATTGTCATACTCAAAAGAAAATTTTCAGTCACGACAATGAAGCAAGACAAGTGCCAAAGTACCGCCAGGATGTCTGCTCGAACAAGAACTTTTTGCAAAAGCGATGTGATACTGGCATGGAGTGTACCCGAGCTCCCGGCACAATGAATCAGATGCCGAAACATCAATCATTTAACAATCGAAATACTACAGAGTGTGCTAGATCTAGCCTAAGCAAGAACTTGCCCATAAAGCAGAGCTTTGGCACTTGGAAAGAGCATGAGATATTTGACTTGCCAACAAAGCAAAGACCAATCTGTCAGCCATTGAAGCTGGAAAATAGACGAAGTGGCTGGGATTGCTCAAAGAAGATACCAGCTGAAAAACAAAATTATAATAACCACAAGGTGCCCCTGTCTTTTGTAGGAGGCGCAGGGGACATCAGTAGCCAAGAGAAGCCTCCAGTATCTAAAACTTTTCAACCATACTTCCCTGTCGCAAATGGTCGACCATTGGAGACTATTGAGTTTGGATCCTTGGGACCTTTTGCATTGAAGTCAAACAGAGCTACTAACACACAAACTGCCAGTAAGGCGTTTACATTTGCCTCTCCATTGGTGTTACAGAGGTCTAGGGCTGCCACAACCCAAAACAG GCCACCAGGATTTTGCAAAGTGGGAGATGAAGATGAATTCCCACCTCTTAGTGCTGGGATCCG AATTTTCTTGGGAGCATTGATATGA
- the LOC117837504 gene encoding uncharacterized protein isoform X1, translating to MAAGGRGAPAPAPAPEAVPAGGVAAAGAAADEVVRRVRPTEASERRRAEVVDYARRLVGSALGCEVLAFGSVPLKTYLPDGDIDLTVLGNTSYDSTLVNDVSCILESEEQNSDAEFVVKDLERINAEVRLIKCTIENIIVDISFNQTGGICALCFLELVDRKVGKNHLFKRSIILIKAWCYYESRLLGAHHGLISTYALEVLILYIFNLFHKSLNSPLEVLYRFLEYFSKFDWDNYCISLNGPVALSSLPNLIVEATFAHTDDLLFDKEFIKSSVDKAIVPPRNSDACYTRFRPKHLNIIDPLKEYNNLGRSVNRGLNWPRYVYLEKLSFTTGDAASFNRIRTAFLYGARKLGHILMLPPEVIPDEIYVFFKNTLGRNGRGVRPDTDSNGALRASFGTGEALLEDISSMKISCNEEHENITSYHLSKSLCDENLYVGMNGPTHLSSSFPRVHNTALSTDLSTRSSNFVHHAPKQYSSFYQGNGRAGSGKCYLNQEVEQECIQSQVPLNNPSPLNSFAGVNASELVTEQKIIDVPVEKQHLPPSPLSLPDLSGDLDSQFRCLRQVQYHLEYLFDGFLQSVQDASSADTFEKDPFHIPACSILLNRDSGTPRLLLPSSSKSNGRNVSPVSFSQSTEYALQHSQNQNPLDRICQENISLPSQTNVPSNGLSPSSSYAASEVSSVSRCYSFEDSAEMHGSGTDMHFPRKSCDTHKEQLASSRENGKILSNQTVSFESNQSPAPGAKFVSHKEQVALDSRTNEIAVDQALKIQGYLQSDREIVEKLNCHTQKKIFSHDNEARQVPKYRQDVCSNKNFLQKRCDTGMECTRAPGTMNQMPKHQSFNNRNTTECARSSLSKNLPIKQSFGTWKEHEIFDLPTKQRPICQPLKLENRRSGWDCSKKIPAEKQNYNNHKVPLSFVGGAGDISSQEKPPVSKTFQPYFPVANGRPLETIEFGSLGPFALKSNRATNTQTASKAFTFASPLVLQRSRAATTQNRPPGFCKVGDEDEFPPLSAGIRIFLGALI from the exons atggcggcgggagggaggggagctccggcaccggcgccggcgccggaggcggtGCCCGCGGgcggtgtggcggcggcgggggccgcggcGGACGAGGTGGTGCGACGCGTGCGGCCCACGGAGGCCTCCGAGCGCCGCCGAGCGGAGGTCGTCGACTACGCGCGGAGGCTCGTCGGCTCCGCGCTCGGCTGCGAG GTTCTTGCATTTGGATCGGTTCCACTGAAGACTTATCTTCCTGATGGGGATATTGATCTAACTGTCCTTGGAAATACATCTTATGATAGTACTTTGGTTAATGATGTTTCTTGCATCCTTGAGTCAGAGGAACAGAACAGTGATGCTGAATTTGTAGTGAAGGACCTGGAACGAATCAATGCTGAG GTCAGGCTCATTAAATGCACTATTGAAAATATTATAGTTGATATCTCATTCAACCAAACTGGCGGGATCTGCGCACTCTGCTTCCTTGAGCTG GTCGATCGTAAAGTTGGAAAAAACCATCTATTTAAAAGGAGCATCATATTGATCAAGGCATGGTGCTATTATGAAAGTCGCCTACTAGGAGCACATCATGGACTAATATCTACATATGCACTGGAAGTACTTATCCTTTACATATTCAATCTATTCCACAAATCTCTCAACAGCCCTCTGGAG GTTCTTTATAGGTTTCTGGAATATTTTAGCAAATTTGATTGGGACAACTATTGCATAAGTTTAAATGGGCCTGTTGCTTTGTCATCTTTGCCAAACTTAATTG TTGAAGCTACATTTGCACATACCGATGACTTATTGTTTGATAAAGAGTTCATCAAGAGCTCGGTGGATAAAGCAATTGTACCTCCAAGAAATTCTGATGCTTGCTATACGAGATTTCGTCCAAAACATCTAAACATAATCGATCCATTGAAGGAGTACAACAATCTTGGCAGAAGTGTTAACAGAGGTCTGAACTGGCCAAGATATGTCTATCTCGAAAAGTTATCCTTTACAACTGGAGATGCAG CTAGCTTTAATCGTATTCGAACAGCTTTCTTATATGGTGCTCGAAAGCTTGGTCATATCCTCATGTTACCACCAGAAGTTATTCCTGATGAAATTTACGTTTTTTTCAAAAACACGTTGGGAAGGAATGGGAGAGGAGTAAGACCAGATACTGACAGCAATGGTGCATTACGTGCTTCCTTTGGTACTGGTGAGGCTCTTTTGGAAGATATATCAAGTATGAAGATCTCTTGCAATGAGGAACATGAGAACATAACTTCTTATCATCTTTCAAAGAGCTTGTGTGATGAGAACTTATATGTTGGAATGAATGGACCTACGCATTTGAGTAGTTCTTTTCCAAGGGTCCACAACACTGCATTAAGTACTGATTTAAGTACAAGGTCATCCAATTTTGTCCATCATGCACCTAAACAATATTCATCGTTTTACCAAGGCAATGGTCGTGCTGGCAGTGGAAAGTGTTACTTGAACCAAGAAGTGGAGCAGGAATGTATACAGTCACAAGTTCCTTTGAATAACCCATCACCATTGAACTCCTTTGCTGGTGTCAATGCTTCGGAACTTGTGACTGAACAGAAAATTATTGATGTCCCTGTGGAAAAACAACATCTTCCTCCCTCACCGTTGAGCTTGCCAGATCTGTCAGGGGATTTGGATTCTCAATTTAGATGCCTGCGTCAAGTTCAGTACCACCTCGAATACTTGTTTGATGGGTTTTTGCAGTCTGTTCAAGATGCATCTTCTGCTGATACGTTTGAGAAGGACCCCTTTCACATTCCTGCCTGTAGTATCTTGTTAAACAGGGATTCAGGAACGCCAAGGCTCCTATTGCCTTCATCTTCTAAAAGCAATGGAAGGAATGTGTCTCCTGTTTCTTTTTCTCAGAGCACAGAATATGCTTTGCAGCATTCACAAAATCAGAACCCATTGGATAGGATTTGCCAGGAGAATATCTCATTGCCCTCCCAAACAAATGTTCCATCCAACGGACTCTCACCATCTTCTTCTTATGCCGCTTCAGAGGTTTCTTCTGTTTCGAGGTGTTATAGCTTTGAGGATAGCGCTGAGATGCATGGAAGTGGAACAGACATGCACTTTCCAAGGAAG AGTTGTGATACTCACAAGGAGCAATTGGCATCTTCAAGAGAGAATGGGAAAATACTGTCAAATCAAACAGTAAGCTTTGAAAGCAACCAGAGCCCAGCTCCAGGAGCAAAATTTGTGTCTCACAAGGAGCAAGTTGCACTAGACAGTAGAACCAATGAAATAGCAGTAGATCAAGCATTGAAGATACAAGGATACCTTCAGTCAGATAGGGAAATTGTTGAAAAGCTCAATTGTCATACTCAAAAGAAAATTTTCAGTCACGACAATGAAGCAAGACAAGTGCCAAAGTACCGCCAGGATGTCTGCTCGAACAAGAACTTTTTGCAAAAGCGATGTGATACTGGCATGGAGTGTACCCGAGCTCCCGGCACAATGAATCAGATGCCGAAACATCAATCATTTAACAATCGAAATACTACAGAGTGTGCTAGATCTAGCCTAAGCAAGAACTTGCCCATAAAGCAGAGCTTTGGCACTTGGAAAGAGCATGAGATATTTGACTTGCCAACAAAGCAAAGACCAATCTGTCAGCCATTGAAGCTGGAAAATAGACGAAGTGGCTGGGATTGCTCAAAGAAGATACCAGCTGAAAAACAAAATTATAATAACCACAAGGTGCCCCTGTCTTTTGTAGGAGGCGCAGGGGACATCAGTAGCCAAGAGAAGCCTCCAGTATCTAAAACTTTTCAACCATACTTCCCTGTCGCAAATGGTCGACCATTGGAGACTATTGAGTTTGGATCCTTGGGACCTTTTGCATTGAAGTCAAACAGAGCTACTAACACACAAACTGCCAGTAAGGCGTTTACATTTGCCTCTCCATTGGTGTTACAGAGGTCTAGGGCTGCCACAACCCAAAACAG GCCACCAGGATTTTGCAAAGTGGGAGATGAAGATGAATTCCCACCTCTTAGTGCTGGGATCCG AATTTTCTTGGGAGCATTGATATGA
- the LOC117836280 gene encoding reticulon-like protein B16 isoform X1, with amino-acid sequence MDDAAGAEAAANGGIEGSADPCSSGAAAGHRLSVHQIAGGGKAADIILWRRGRVTFGVIFGATMAWLLFEKSGLSFLTICCDIFLILIIVQFIRVKIAGLLNRQPRPLPELVLSEEMVSNAAASFRVKVNNMLMIAHDITLGNDFRLFFQVVLVLWMLSVIGNFCSSITLAYIGTIGLVTIPALYNKYQGHVDRYAGMVHRNISRHYKIVDENVISRLPRSFMREKED; translated from the exons AtggacgacgccgccggcgcggaggccgccgccaacGGCGGGATCgagggctccgccgacccctgcagctcaggcgccgccgccgggcacaGGCTCTCCGTCCACcagatcgccggcggcgggaaag CTGCTGATATCATCTTATGGAGGCGAGGGCGTGTTACATTTGGTGTTATATTTGGTGCTACTATGGCATGGTTGTTGTTTGAGAAGTCTGGGCTGTCATTCTTGACTATCTGCTGTGATATATTTCTCATCTTGATAATTGTGCAGTTCATACGGGTTAAAATAGCTGGATTGCTAAATAG GCAGCCTAGGCCACTACCAGAGTTAGTTTTATCAGAGGAGATGGTTAGCAACGCTGCAGCTTCATTCCGCGTCAAAGTTAACAACATGCTAATGATAGCGCATGATATTACTCTTGGCAATGACTTCCGGCTCTTTTTCCAG GTTGTGCTTGTCCTTTGGATGTTATCTGTGATCGGCAATTTCTGCTCTTCTATCACTCTTGCTTACATAG GAACCATTGGTTTGGTCACAATACCTGCATTGTACAACAAATACCAGGGCCATGTGGATAGGTATGCGGGGATGGTCCACCGGAACATATCAAGGCATTACAAGATAGTTGACGAAAATGTGATCAGTAGACTACCGAGAAGCTTtatgagagagaaagaagacTGA
- the LOC117836280 gene encoding reticulon-like protein B16 isoform X2, which produces MDDAAGAEAAANGGIEGSADPCSSGAAAGHRLSVHQIAGGGKAADIILWRRGRVTFGVIFGATMAWLLFEKSGLSFLTICCDIFLILIIVQFIRVKIAGLLNRQPRPLPELVLSEEMVSNAAASFRVKVNNMLMIAHDITLGNDFRLFFQVVLVLWMLSVIGNFCSSITLAYIVLILRWMHDRNHWFGHNTCIVQQIPGPCG; this is translated from the exons AtggacgacgccgccggcgcggaggccgccgccaacGGCGGGATCgagggctccgccgacccctgcagctcaggcgccgccgccgggcacaGGCTCTCCGTCCACcagatcgccggcggcgggaaag CTGCTGATATCATCTTATGGAGGCGAGGGCGTGTTACATTTGGTGTTATATTTGGTGCTACTATGGCATGGTTGTTGTTTGAGAAGTCTGGGCTGTCATTCTTGACTATCTGCTGTGATATATTTCTCATCTTGATAATTGTGCAGTTCATACGGGTTAAAATAGCTGGATTGCTAAATAG GCAGCCTAGGCCACTACCAGAGTTAGTTTTATCAGAGGAGATGGTTAGCAACGCTGCAGCTTCATTCCGCGTCAAAGTTAACAACATGCTAATGATAGCGCATGATATTACTCTTGGCAATGACTTCCGGCTCTTTTTCCAG GTTGTGCTTGTCCTTTGGATGTTATCTGTGATCGGCAATTTCTGCTCTTCTATCACTCTTGCTTACATAG TGCTAATTCTGCGATGGATGCACGACAGGAACCATTGGTTTGGTCACAATACCTGCATTGTACAACAAATACCAGGGCCATGTGGATAG